The following proteins come from a genomic window of Orenia metallireducens:
- a CDS encoding beta-ketoacyl-ACP synthase III, producing the protein MNDVYINKISVFLPNEPVTNKEMEDVLGKVNDQASRARRITLRNNGIKKRYYVIDKESKEIKYNNAELTAMAVRGLVDDNLSLEDIECLACGTSSPDQLAPNHTVMTLGELALNTEGIATAGICLSGLISLKYGYMAIKSECNNNIVATGSEVVSPMFMANHYEALSREKVDELEKNGRVAFEKDFLRFMLSDGAGAALLQDTPNKDGISLKIEWIDTISYAGEMPVCMYQGGKIENNKFMSWKQFDKEEIFNQNMFAVAQNAKLLNENIVEYTITKPLSEIIERRNLKVEDIDYFLPHYSSEYFRDKLYKGLEEIDFIISKEKWFTNLSYKGNTGSASIYIIIEELLNSGKLQRGEKLLCFVPESGRFSTGFMLLEVV; encoded by the coding sequence ATGAATGATGTTTATATCAATAAGATTTCAGTATTTCTTCCAAATGAACCAGTAACTAATAAAGAGATGGAAGATGTTTTAGGAAAGGTAAATGATCAGGCTTCTAGAGCAAGAAGGATTACATTAAGAAATAATGGTATTAAAAAGAGATATTATGTAATTGATAAAGAATCTAAAGAGATAAAATATAACAATGCAGAACTGACTGCAATGGCTGTTAGGGGATTAGTAGACGATAATCTTAGTTTAGAAGATATAGAGTGTTTGGCTTGTGGAACAAGTTCTCCAGATCAGCTAGCACCTAATCATACTGTAATGACTTTAGGGGAATTAGCTTTAAATACAGAGGGGATAGCTACAGCTGGAATCTGTTTAAGTGGTCTTATTTCATTAAAATATGGATATATGGCTATTAAATCAGAGTGTAATAATAATATAGTTGCAACAGGTTCTGAAGTGGTTTCACCTATGTTTATGGCTAACCATTATGAAGCTTTATCTAGGGAAAAAGTAGATGAACTAGAAAAGAACGGAAGGGTAGCTTTTGAAAAGGATTTCTTACGTTTCATGTTATCTGATGGGGCAGGAGCAGCTTTATTACAAGATACTCCTAATAAAGATGGAATTTCATTAAAGATAGAATGGATAGATACAATTTCTTATGCTGGAGAGATGCCGGTTTGTATGTACCAAGGTGGTAAAATAGAGAATAATAAATTTATGAGCTGGAAGCAATTTGATAAAGAGGAAATATTTAATCAAAATATGTTCGCAGTAGCACAAAATGCTAAATTGTTAAATGAAAATATTGTTGAATATACTATTACTAAACCGTTATCTGAGATTATTGAAAGGAGAAATTTAAAAGTTGAAGATATTGATTACTTCTTACCTCATTACTCATCAGAATATTTTAGGGATAAATTATATAAAGGTTTAGAAGAAATAGATTTTATTATTTCTAAAGAAAAATGGTTTACAAATCTTTCTTATAAAGGTAATACAGGCTCTGCTTCTATTTATATTATTATAGAAGAACTACTTAACTCCGGAAAACTTCAAAGGGGTGAAAAACTTTTATGTTTTGTGCCTGAAAGTGGAAGATTTTCAACTGGATTTATGTTATTAGAAGTAGTTTAA
- a CDS encoding aspartate ammonia-lyase has protein sequence MRIEEDLLGSREIEKGSYYGISTLRSAENFNLTGRRVNLELIKAIVQIKEAAIITNYELAKVSEEKKDAVLQACKEVLAGEFDEEFILDALQGGAGTSTNMMVNEVIANRAIELLGGQKGDYSIVHPNEDINMSQSTNDVYPTAVRIAALKLLIPLSEEVVNLQEALQEKEREFANYLKLGRTQLQDAVPITLGQEFSAYAETISRDRWRLFKVSERLKQINLGGTAIGTGLNAPRKYIFKVVKEIRNITGLNLAHAENMIDNTQNLDVFVEVSGLLKALAVNLNKIANDLRLLSSGPKGGIGEIKLPQVQVGSSIMPGKINPVIPEAINQVAFLVISNDQAITLAAQAGQLELNVMIPLLVDKLLESLTVLKNGVKLFRERCIIGIEANQERCQELLEDSLGLLTALNPYLGYKLTTEIAKEVLIGKKKVREVVLEKGIFSEEELNQILSPSEMTHPGIAAEKLYKKRKIKD, from the coding sequence ATGAGAATTGAAGAGGATTTGTTGGGCTCTCGAGAGATTGAGAAAGGCAGCTATTATGGAATTAGTACTCTAAGGTCTGCTGAAAATTTTAATCTTACTGGCAGAAGAGTCAACTTAGAATTAATTAAGGCTATAGTTCAAATCAAAGAGGCTGCAATAATCACCAATTATGAATTAGCTAAGGTCAGTGAAGAGAAGAAAGATGCTGTTTTACAAGCTTGTAAAGAAGTCTTAGCAGGAGAGTTTGATGAAGAGTTTATTCTAGATGCTTTGCAGGGTGGAGCGGGGACATCCACAAATATGATGGTTAATGAAGTAATTGCTAATCGAGCTATTGAGCTTTTAGGTGGACAGAAGGGTGATTATAGTATAGTTCATCCCAATGAAGATATTAATATGAGCCAATCTACCAATGATGTCTATCCAACTGCTGTTAGAATTGCTGCCTTAAAATTATTGATACCTTTAAGTGAAGAGGTTGTTAACTTACAAGAAGCATTACAAGAAAAAGAGAGAGAATTTGCCAACTATCTTAAATTAGGTCGTACCCAACTACAGGATGCTGTACCTATTACTTTAGGACAGGAGTTCTCTGCTTATGCTGAAACAATTAGCCGCGATAGGTGGAGGTTATTTAAAGTATCTGAGCGATTAAAGCAGATTAACTTAGGTGGAACAGCTATAGGAACGGGATTGAATGCTCCTCGTAAATATATCTTCAAGGTTGTTAAGGAAATTAGAAACATCACAGGTCTGAATCTGGCTCATGCAGAGAATATGATAGATAATACACAAAATTTAGATGTTTTTGTAGAAGTTTCAGGCTTGTTAAAGGCTTTGGCTGTAAATTTAAATAAGATTGCTAATGATTTAAGATTATTAAGCTCAGGACCTAAAGGTGGTATAGGTGAGATTAAATTACCTCAAGTACAGGTAGGATCTTCTATTATGCCAGGTAAGATCAACCCAGTGATCCCTGAAGCAATCAATCAGGTAGCTTTTCTAGTAATTAGTAATGACCAAGCGATTACTTTAGCTGCTCAGGCAGGTCAGTTGGAGTTGAATGTAATGATCCCTTTATTGGTTGATAAATTGCTAGAGAGTTTAACAGTCTTAAAAAATGGTGTTAAATTATTTAGAGAGAGATGTATTATAGGGATTGAAGCGAATCAAGAGAGGTGTCAAGAGTTATTAGAAGATAGCTTAGGACTATTAACAGCGCTAAATCCTTATCTAGGTTATAAATTGACAACAGAGATTGCCAAAGAGGTTTTAATAGGGAAGAAGAAGGTTAGAGAGGTTGTTTTGGAGAAGGGTATCTTTAGTGAAGAAGAGTTAAATCAAATTTTAAGTCCAAGTGAGATGACCCATCCAGGTATAGCAGCAGAAAAGTTATATAAAAAACGGAAGATAAAAGATTAG
- a CDS encoding ParA family protein, translated as MSKTIAIVNQKGGVGKSTTTVNLGSYLAELGKRVLLLDIDPQGNATSGVGVDKSKIEDCIYGVLIEGKKISEIMKNTLIEGLDIVPATLELAGAEIELVSSISREYKVKQAINEVKEDYDFILIDCPPSLGLLTLNSLAAADSVLIPIQCEYYALEGLSQLLSTIELIKGGLNPDIDINGVLLTMYDSRTNLSEQVSYEVKEHFGEIVYKTVIPRNVRLSEAPSFGEPINIYDKTSAGAKAYLELAKEVMVRV; from the coding sequence ATGAGTAAGACTATTGCAATTGTTAATCAAAAAGGTGGAGTAGGAAAGAGTACTACAACTGTTAATTTAGGAAGTTATTTAGCAGAGTTAGGTAAGAGGGTTCTATTATTGGATATAGATCCTCAGGGGAATGCAACTAGTGGAGTTGGAGTGGACAAGTCTAAGATAGAAGATTGTATCTATGGAGTGTTAATAGAAGGAAAGAAGATAAGTGAAATAATGAAAAATACTCTTATAGAAGGATTGGATATTGTTCCAGCAACCTTAGAATTGGCAGGAGCAGAGATTGAGTTAGTATCGAGTATCTCTAGAGAGTATAAAGTTAAGCAGGCAATAAATGAGGTGAAAGAAGACTATGATTTTATCTTAATAGATTGTCCACCTTCTTTAGGTTTATTGACTCTAAATTCATTGGCAGCAGCTGATTCAGTATTAATTCCTATTCAATGCGAATATTATGCTTTAGAAGGATTAAGTCAGTTATTAAGCACTATCGAATTAATTAAAGGAGGACTGAACCCTGATATTGATATAAATGGTGTTCTATTAACAATGTATGACTCTAGAACAAATTTATCTGAACAGGTGAGCTATGAGGTTAAAGAGCATTTTGGTGAGATTGTTTATAAGACAGTTATCCCAAGAAATGTACGTCTAAGTGAAGCACCGAGCTTTGGAGAACCGATTAATATTTATGATAAAACATCTGCAGGTGCTAAAGCATATTTAGAGTTGGCAAAGGAAGTGATGGTACGTGTCTAA
- the hydE gene encoding [FeFe] hydrogenase H-cluster radical SAM maturase HydE: MNLEAILNKGELTRDDLIYLMNLEDKEGLQKLYDRAYQVKAEYIGQKVYYRGLIEFSNVCVKNCNYCGIRKDNNKVERFTMTEEEILDRAKWAYENNYGSIVLQSGERSDKEFVEFVDNIIKKIKELSNNELGITLSLGEQSKETYQRWYDLGAHRYLLRIESSNKELYNSLHPDDHDFKRRLECLAEMKEIGYQVGTGVMIGFPGQTIEDLVDDLLFFKENDIDMVGMGPYVLHEDTPTAKDVEDNELIKTRNLNWGLKMVAILRLLMKDINIAATTALQALNPVGREMALKAGANILMPIITHRKYRTEYQLYENKPCIDEEASDCKNCLAARVGTVGDEIIYGEWGDSPHYFKRTGQK, encoded by the coding sequence ATGAACTTGGAAGCTATTTTGAACAAAGGTGAATTGACTAGAGATGATTTAATCTATTTAATGAATTTAGAGGATAAAGAAGGTTTACAGAAGTTATATGATAGAGCTTATCAGGTTAAAGCTGAATATATAGGGCAGAAGGTTTATTATCGAGGTTTAATAGAGTTTAGTAATGTATGTGTTAAGAACTGTAACTATTGTGGAATCAGAAAGGATAATAATAAGGTAGAGAGATTTACTATGACAGAGGAAGAAATTTTAGATAGGGCTAAATGGGCTTATGAAAACAATTATGGTTCTATTGTTCTACAATCAGGTGAAAGAAGTGATAAGGAGTTTGTTGAGTTTGTTGATAATATAATCAAGAAGATTAAAGAACTAAGTAATAATGAATTGGGGATTACCCTATCCTTAGGGGAACAGAGTAAAGAGACTTATCAGCGTTGGTATGACCTAGGAGCCCATCGTTACCTGCTGAGAATAGAGAGCTCTAACAAAGAGCTATATAACTCCCTTCACCCTGATGATCATGACTTTAAACGTAGATTAGAGTGTTTAGCAGAGATGAAAGAGATAGGTTATCAAGTAGGTACTGGAGTAATGATTGGATTTCCAGGCCAGACTATAGAAGACTTGGTTGATGATTTACTCTTCTTTAAAGAGAATGATATCGATATGGTTGGGATGGGACCTTATGTTCTCCATGAAGATACACCAACAGCTAAGGATGTTGAAGATAATGAATTAATAAAGACTAGAAATCTTAATTGGGGATTGAAGATGGTAGCAATCTTAAGGTTATTAATGAAAGATATTAATATTGCAGCAACTACTGCCTTACAAGCTCTAAATCCAGTAGGGCGTGAGATGGCGTTAAAGGCTGGGGCTAATATCTTAATGCCGATTATAACTCACCGAAAATATCGAACAGAGTATCAACTCTATGAGAATAAACCCTGTATCGATGAAGAAGCATCTGACTGTAAGAACTGCTTAGCTGCTAGAGTAGGTACAGTAGGTGATGAGATTATTTATGGTGAGTGGGGAGATTCACCACATTACTTTAAAAGAACTGGTCAAAAGTAA
- the hydF gene encoding [FeFe] hydrogenase H-cluster maturation GTPase HydF has protein sequence MQNTPQANRLHIALLGRRNAGKSSLINALTNQDLAVVSDVAGTTTDPVYKSMEILPIGPVTIIDTAGIDDVGELGELRIKKTKEALSRTDLALLVVDPEAEVDEYEKKLLAELEEREIPVVGVVNKEDKFEDIDMKFLMKELGIKLLKVSAKEQTGIEELKKEIILQAPEKFEEPHIIGDLIKPQDIVVLVIPIDLAAPKGRLILPQVQTLRDILDNDGQAVVVKERELKGALDSLKKKPKIVVTDSQAFMKVAADVPEDIMLTGFSILFARYKGDLEIFTRGAKGITKLKAGDKVLICESCTHHRTADDIGTVKIPRWLRQEVGGELQFDHVAGREFPDNLKEYNLIVQCGGCMTNRKEILYRLKKADSLGVPIVNYGMLIAYVHGILDRALEPFPLAQMIWEEE, from the coding sequence ATGCAGAACACACCACAGGCTAATAGATTACACATTGCTCTTTTGGGGAGGAGAAATGCTGGTAAATCTAGCCTAATTAATGCACTGACCAATCAGGATTTGGCTGTTGTCTCTGATGTAGCAGGAACAACGACTGATCCAGTATATAAATCTATGGAGATTTTACCGATTGGACCAGTAACTATTATCGATACAGCCGGAATTGATGATGTAGGAGAGCTAGGAGAGTTAAGAATCAAGAAGACCAAAGAGGCTTTAAGTAGAACTGATTTGGCTTTATTGGTAGTTGATCCTGAAGCAGAGGTAGATGAATACGAGAAGAAGTTATTAGCTGAATTAGAGGAGAGAGAGATTCCTGTTGTAGGTGTAGTTAATAAAGAAGATAAATTTGAAGATATAGATATGAAGTTTTTAATGAAGGAATTAGGTATTAAATTATTAAAAGTTAGTGCCAAAGAGCAGACAGGAATAGAAGAGTTAAAGAAAGAGATAATCTTACAAGCACCAGAGAAGTTTGAAGAACCTCATATTATTGGAGATTTAATCAAACCTCAAGATATAGTTGTATTAGTTATTCCTATAGATTTGGCTGCCCCTAAGGGAAGATTAATCTTACCACAAGTCCAGACCTTGCGAGATATTCTTGATAATGATGGTCAAGCAGTGGTAGTAAAGGAAAGGGAGTTAAAGGGTGCTTTAGATAGTCTTAAAAAGAAGCCTAAGATTGTAGTTACCGATTCCCAAGCTTTCATGAAAGTAGCTGCTGATGTACCTGAGGATATTATGTTAACTGGATTCTCGATTCTATTTGCTCGCTATAAAGGTGATTTAGAGATTTTTACTAGGGGGGCTAAAGGGATTACCAAACTTAAAGCAGGAGACAAGGTATTAATCTGTGAAAGCTGTACTCATCACCGGACTGCTGATGATATTGGAACAGTAAAAATTCCTCGTTGGTTACGCCAAGAAGTAGGCGGAGAGTTACAGTTTGATCATGTTGCTGGAAGAGAATTTCCCGATAATCTTAAAGAGTATAATTTAATTGTTCAATGTGGTGGATGTATGACTAATCGCAAAGAAATCTTATATAGATTAAAGAAGGCTGATAGTCTAGGTGTTCCAATAGTTAATTATGGTATGTTAATTGCTTATGTACACGGTATTTTAGATAGAGCATTAGAACCATTTCCATTAGCTCAGATGATTTGGGAGGAAGAATAA
- a CDS encoding ParB/RepB/Spo0J family partition protein produces MSKRRLGRGLNALISTPDSNLVEGDDSQIKKINLDSIEPNPYQPRKTFNQEELEELTHSIKEHGLIQPIIVRKAKSGSGYQIVAGERRYRASKNLNLKEIDAIITDIDEQQMMEIALIENLQRKDLNPIEEAEAYQQLIDTFNLVQAELAKRVGKSRSSIANSLRLLKLPDKIKEYVSRGTLAMGHARTLLAIEDIDLQKEVANQIIEKELSVRETERLIKGLKNKTSESKSKKKAVTKKDPNVTIVEERLRGILGTKVAIQSGKKKGKIVIEYYSNDDLFRIIEVLDK; encoded by the coding sequence GTGTCTAAAAGAAGATTAGGAAGAGGCTTAAATGCTTTGATTAGTACTCCTGATAGTAATTTAGTAGAAGGTGATGATTCACAGATAAAGAAGATTAATTTAGATTCCATTGAACCTAATCCTTATCAACCAAGAAAGACCTTTAATCAAGAGGAGTTAGAGGAGCTGACACATTCTATAAAAGAGCATGGATTGATTCAGCCTATTATAGTGAGAAAGGCTAAAAGTGGTTCAGGCTATCAGATAGTAGCAGGGGAGAGAAGATATAGAGCGTCTAAGAATTTAAATCTAAAAGAGATAGATGCAATTATTACAGATATTGATGAGCAGCAGATGATGGAGATTGCTTTAATTGAAAACTTACAGAGAAAAGACTTAAATCCAATTGAAGAAGCTGAGGCTTATCAACAATTAATCGATACCTTTAATTTGGTACAGGCTGAATTGGCTAAACGGGTTGGCAAAAGCCGTTCTAGCATAGCTAATTCTTTAAGGTTGTTAAAATTGCCTGATAAAATCAAAGAATATGTTTCACGTGGAACTCTAGCAATGGGGCATGCTCGCACTTTATTAGCTATTGAAGATATTGATTTACAGAAGGAAGTAGCTAATCAGATAATAGAGAAAGAGTTGAGTGTAAGAGAAACGGAACGGTTAATTAAAGGGTTGAAGAATAAAACAAGTGAAAGTAAGTCTAAAAAGAAAGCAGTAACTAAAAAAGACCCAAATGTGACTATAGTTGAAGAGAGATTAAGAGGTATTTTAGGGACCAAAGTAGCAATACAATCTGGAAAGAAGAAAGGGAAGATAGTTATTGAATATTATTCTAATGATGATTTATTTAGAATAATTGAAGTATTAGATAAATAA
- the hydG gene encoding [FeFe] hydrogenase H-cluster radical SAM maturase HydG — MKVSKDFIDDKKLENILVQAKPTEEEIERIINKSLNKERLSLEETATLLQAEKPEWIEKIFKGAEELKNRIYGDRIVLFAPLYVGNKCINNCEYCGFKASNTEIDRCTLTIKELQAEVKAMEKKGQKRSILVYGESPDYDADFIAKTVKAVYDTREDKGEIRRVNINAAPLDIDGYKKLKEVGIGTYQIFQETYHHETYQRVHHSGPKRDFEWRITGLDRAMEAGLDDVGIGVLFGLYDWKYEVLGLLEHTIHLEKKYNVGPHTISFPRLKEASNVSIDDKYLVDDEEFKRIIAILRLAVPYTGLILTAREDAKLRREVINLGVSQIDAGTKIEINGYSEDDDEQDINREQFMIGDSRSLDDVIYELLSDGYIPSFCTACYRLGRTGEHFMEFAIPGFIKRYCGPNALLTFKEYLEDYASEKTKELGEKLIEEKLAEIEDEKTKEKIEAKLEEIENEKRDLYF; from the coding sequence ATGAAGGTGTCAAAAGATTTTATTGATGATAAGAAGTTGGAGAATATTTTAGTACAGGCAAAGCCGACAGAAGAAGAGATAGAAAGGATTATTAATAAGTCATTAAATAAAGAGAGATTGTCTTTAGAAGAGACTGCAACTTTACTACAAGCTGAAAAGCCAGAATGGATTGAAAAAATATTTAAAGGTGCTGAAGAACTAAAGAATAGAATTTATGGTGATAGGATAGTATTATTCGCCCCTTTATATGTAGGGAATAAATGTATCAATAACTGTGAATATTGTGGTTTTAAGGCTTCTAATACTGAAATTGATCGCTGTACTTTGACAATTAAAGAATTACAAGCTGAAGTTAAGGCAATGGAGAAGAAAGGGCAGAAGCGTTCTATATTAGTTTATGGGGAGAGTCCTGATTATGATGCAGACTTTATTGCTAAGACTGTTAAAGCTGTTTATGATACAAGAGAGGATAAAGGGGAGATTAGACGAGTTAATATCAATGCTGCTCCTTTGGATATAGATGGGTATAAAAAATTAAAAGAGGTTGGTATCGGAACTTACCAAATCTTCCAAGAGACCTATCATCATGAGACTTATCAAAGGGTACATCATTCTGGACCTAAAAGAGACTTTGAATGGAGAATAACAGGTTTAGATAGAGCTATGGAAGCTGGCCTTGATGATGTAGGGATTGGAGTATTATTTGGGCTGTATGATTGGAAGTATGAAGTACTAGGTTTATTAGAGCATACTATTCATCTTGAGAAAAAGTATAATGTTGGTCCCCATACAATATCATTCCCTAGATTAAAAGAGGCTAGTAATGTAAGTATAGATGATAAATATCTTGTAGATGATGAAGAGTTTAAACGTATAATAGCTATCTTAAGGCTTGCTGTCCCTTATACAGGATTAATCTTAACAGCGCGTGAGGATGCTAAATTAAGAAGAGAGGTTATTAATTTAGGAGTATCACAGATTGATGCAGGAACTAAGATAGAGATAAATGGTTATTCTGAAGATGATGATGAACAAGATATAAACCGTGAGCAGTTTATGATAGGAGATAGTCGTTCTTTAGATGATGTAATTTATGAACTACTTAGTGATGGATATATTCCTTCCTTCTGTACTGCCTGTTACCGTTTAGGTCGTACTGGAGAGCATTTTATGGAATTTGCTATTCCTGGATTTATCAAAAGGTACTGTGGGCCTAATGCTCTATTAACCTTCAAAGAATATTTAGAAGATTATGCTTCTGAAAAGACTAAAGAGTTAGGAGAGAAGCTGATAGAAGAAAAATTGGCTGAGATAGAAGATGAGAAGACTAAAGAGAAGATAGAAGCTAAGTTAGAGGAGATTGAAAATGAAAAAAGAGATTTATACTTTTAA
- a CDS encoding DUF554 domain-containing protein: MKGTIVNTISIIIGGSFGMMLGTKLKNRFKEIVMQGLSLSVLLIGMQMALRTDNPTYIIFSLLIGGLIGEVVNIENRLENVGKWFERKLGNKGRVAEGFVQCSLIYCVGAMAIMGAIQDGLQHDPSILYAKALLDGFSAIAFASTLGIGVILSSIPVFLYQGIITLLATQAKVFLTSSIIIEMTATGGLLILAIALNMLNITKIKVGNLLPAIFIVVTLVYLF; encoded by the coding sequence ATGAAAGGAACTATAGTTAATACTATCTCTATTATAATAGGAGGTAGTTTTGGAATGATGCTTGGTACTAAGTTAAAGAATCGATTTAAGGAAATTGTTATGCAAGGCTTGAGTCTATCAGTTTTGCTGATAGGTATGCAGATGGCATTAAGGACTGATAATCCAACCTATATTATTTTTAGTTTACTAATCGGTGGATTAATTGGAGAAGTGGTTAATATAGAGAATAGATTAGAGAATGTAGGTAAGTGGTTTGAGAGAAAATTAGGTAATAAAGGTAGAGTTGCTGAAGGTTTTGTACAATGTAGTTTAATTTATTGTGTTGGTGCTATGGCAATAATGGGAGCTATCCAAGATGGGTTACAGCATGATCCATCTATATTATATGCTAAAGCCTTATTAGATGGGTTTTCAGCAATAGCTTTTGCTTCTACATTAGGTATAGGGGTTATTTTATCTTCAATACCTGTATTTTTATATCAAGGTATTATTACTCTCTTGGCAACTCAAGCTAAGGTTTTTTTAACAAGTTCTATTATTATTGAAATGACAGCAACAGGTGGGCTATTGATTTTAGCGATTGCTTTAAATATGTTAAATATAACTAAAATTAAAGTAGGGAACCTATTGCCAGCTATTTTTATAGTGGTTACCTTAGTTTATTTATTCTAA
- a CDS encoding bactofilin family protein produces the protein MFGKKKKEKKEKKEKKAKDIATIISAGTHVEGIIKVAESIRIDGELDGQLIVEGNIYVGKEGKLTANVQGDNIMIAGFVEGNVKAEGRLEIVETGKLIGDISISNLIIHDGATFQGNSTSKAEIDQKISESQKSLNNKAKEEVKNNKSKEDSNNESNNGFKRLEEDKDKKKA, from the coding sequence ATGTTCGGAAAGAAGAAAAAAGAGAAAAAAGAAAAAAAAGAGAAAAAAGCAAAAGATATAGCAACTATTATCAGTGCTGGTACACATGTTGAAGGAATAATTAAAGTGGCTGAATCAATTAGAATTGATGGAGAATTAGATGGGCAGTTAATTGTTGAAGGTAATATTTATGTAGGTAAGGAAGGAAAGCTAACAGCCAATGTACAAGGTGATAATATAATGATTGCTGGATTTGTTGAAGGTAATGTAAAGGCTGAAGGTAGATTAGAGATAGTAGAGACAGGTAAGTTAATAGGTGATATATCTATTTCTAATTTAATTATTCATGATGGAGCAACCTTCCAGGGTAATAGTACTTCTAAGGCAGAAATTGATCAGAAGATCTCTGAATCGCAAAAATCTTTAAATAATAAAGCTAAAGAAGAAGTAAAAAATAATAAGTCTAAGGAAGATTCTAATAATGAATCTAACAACGGCTTTAAACGACTAGAAGAAGATAAAGATAAGAAGAAGGCTTAG
- a CDS encoding TetR/AcrR family transcriptional regulator, with product MDELRRRILETSLDLFSKQGFNGTSINEISENAEVSEEVILEYFEGKEDLLNNLFSLLGPTAVKEEIERLLGEKINQPYEFLRVCVKEVIRELNDERAQKFLQIMLKEHNLGLIKEQIKNKFIEENQGVIVNIFQKMIEAGLIQKKDPFVLSRELIGPLLLLRIECLLLGFEDANREDLSRMAEQHLEFFWESIKVA from the coding sequence ATGGATGAATTAAGAAGACGCATTTTAGAAACATCCTTGGATTTGTTCTCAAAACAAGGTTTCAATGGTACCTCGATTAATGAAATTTCAGAGAATGCAGAAGTAAGTGAGGAGGTGATTTTAGAATATTTTGAAGGAAAAGAGGATCTATTAAATAATTTATTCTCTCTTCTAGGACCAACTGCTGTTAAAGAGGAGATTGAAAGATTATTAGGTGAGAAGATTAATCAACCCTATGAATTCTTAAGGGTATGTGTAAAAGAAGTAATTAGAGAGTTAAATGATGAAAGAGCGCAGAAATTTCTTCAAATTATGCTAAAAGAGCATAATTTAGGGTTAATAAAAGAGCAGATTAAAAATAAATTTATTGAAGAAAACCAAGGTGTTATAGTAAATATCTTCCAAAAAATGATCGAGGCTGGATTAATTCAGAAAAAAGACCCTTTTGTACTAAGTCGTGAATTGATTGGTCCATTACTTTTACTTAGAATAGAATGTCTTTTATTAGGTTTTGAAGACGCAAATAGAGAGGACTTATCTAGAATGGCAGAGCAGCATTTAGAGTTCTTCTGGGAATCTATTAAAGTTGCTTAG
- a CDS encoding M23 family metallopeptidase, with amino-acid sequence MSYHKGKRKITLTIVPHTDGDIRTLRISKSSIKFIFLCIIISVITVLGFLWYYYGEYSQAQHEINDLLPYKERNQVLKEEKEYYEQRLSEFIDEIEKINNEFGDIITEKQEIRELINGKDNISQNNEMQTDMSNNIGYYDFENSEDKGNDMIQYIEANLVMLKEVMPKQKEDLSNLKQKVVEHNRFIEAKPQGWPIRSGKGRVTSPFGYRYHPVLKKRLFHDGIDIGVWYNHKVIATGKGRVIFAGDQNDGYGRKVIIDHGYGYRTLYAHTNRVLVKRGQWVARGDIIALSGNSGRSTGPHLHYEVQYKGKVVNPMDYIK; translated from the coding sequence ATGTCTTATCATAAGGGAAAACGGAAAATAACTTTAACAATTGTTCCCCATACCGATGGTGACATCCGAACTTTACGTATATCTAAAAGTAGTATTAAATTTATCTTTTTGTGTATAATTATTTCTGTTATTACTGTATTAGGCTTTTTATGGTATTATTATGGAGAATATAGCCAAGCTCAACATGAGATTAATGACTTACTTCCTTATAAAGAGAGGAATCAAGTTCTTAAAGAGGAAAAGGAATATTATGAACAGAGATTGTCAGAATTTATTGATGAGATAGAGAAGATTAATAATGAATTTGGGGATATTATAACTGAAAAGCAAGAGATTAGAGAGTTAATTAATGGCAAAGATAATATTAGTCAAAATAATGAGATGCAAACTGATATGAGTAATAATATTGGTTATTATGATTTTGAAAACTCCGAAGATAAAGGTAATGATATGATACAGTATATAGAGGCAAATTTAGTTATGCTAAAGGAAGTGATGCCTAAGCAGAAAGAAGATTTGTCTAACTTAAAGCAGAAAGTAGTAGAACATAATAGATTTATAGAGGCTAAGCCTCAAGGATGGCCAATTAGGAGTGGAAAAGGTCGTGTTACTTCACCTTTTGGATACCGCTATCATCCGGTATTAAAAAAGAGGTTATTTCATGATGGTATAGATATTGGTGTTTGGTATAATCATAAGGTTATTGCTACAGGAAAGGGTAGAGTAATTTTTGCAGGGGATCAGAATGATGGTTATGGTAGAAAAGTTATAATTGATCATGGATATGGCTATAGGACCTTATATGCTCATACTAATCGGGTATTAGTAAAAAGAGGGCAATGGGTTGCAAGAGGAGATATAATTGCATTATCGGGTAATTCTGGACGTAGTACAGGACCTCATTTACACTATGAAGTTCAATATAAAGGAAAAGTAGTTAATCCAATGGACTATATAAAATAG